From one Thermatribacter velox genomic stretch:
- a CDS encoding 3-isopropylmalate dehydrogenase, with the protein MKNYRIGVIPGDGTGPEVVREGLKILEAAARKYGFKYETIVYPFGGEHYKKTGETLPDSAIEEFKKLDALYLGAIGHPDVKPGILEQGILLKIRFSLDQYINLRPVKLYPNVWTPIKDKGPEDIDFVVVRENTEGLYVGAGGFLRKGTPFEVAIQESINTRKGVERCIRFAFEYTIKRNKKKKLTLCGKTNVLTYAFDLWERTFYEVAREYPEVQTDYAHVDATTMWMVKNPEWFDVIVTDNMFGDIITDLGAMIQGGMGVAAGGNINPEGVSMFEPIGGSAPKYTGQNVINPIAAICALGMLLDNIGESEASQAVENAVIKALETGKIKSMSAGKMGLTTQEVGDLIASFI; encoded by the coding sequence ATGAAAAACTACCGCATCGGTGTAATCCCTGGAGACGGCACTGGACCGGAAGTGGTGCGTGAGGGATTAAAAATACTGGAAGCAGCAGCCAGGAAATATGGCTTCAAATACGAAACCATTGTTTATCCCTTTGGTGGAGAACATTACAAAAAAACCGGTGAAACACTGCCAGATTCAGCAATCGAAGAATTCAAAAAGCTTGACGCACTGTACCTTGGTGCCATAGGCCATCCTGACGTAAAACCCGGGATACTGGAGCAGGGAATTTTGCTTAAAATACGTTTTTCGCTTGACCAGTATATAAATCTCCGTCCTGTCAAGCTCTACCCAAACGTGTGGACCCCCATAAAAGATAAGGGTCCAGAAGATATCGACTTTGTAGTGGTGCGCGAAAACACCGAAGGCCTGTACGTTGGGGCTGGAGGCTTCTTGCGTAAGGGAACTCCTTTCGAGGTCGCTATTCAAGAATCCATCAATACTCGCAAAGGAGTGGAACGTTGCATACGCTTTGCCTTCGAATACACCATAAAGCGCAACAAAAAGAAAAAACTGACTCTGTGCGGAAAGACCAACGTTCTCACCTATGCCTTTGACCTCTGGGAACGAACCTTTTACGAAGTGGCCAGGGAGTACCCAGAAGTACAAACCGACTATGCACACGTGGATGCTACCACTATGTGGATGGTCAAAAACCCCGAGTGGTTCGACGTTATTGTAACCGATAACATGTTTGGTGACATCATCACCGACCTTGGAGCCATGATTCAGGGAGGCATGGGTGTTGCAGCAGGAGGAAACATTAATCCTGAAGGAGTCTCCATGTTTGAGCCTATCGGTGGTTCAGCACCCAAATATACAGGTCAAAACGTGATTAACCCCATAGCCGCTATCTGTGCCTTAGGCATGCTCCTTGATAACATTGGAGAAAGTGAAGCATCACAAGCAGTAGAAAATGCGGTCATAAAAGCCCTGGAAACCGGAAAAATCAAAAGCATGAGTGCCGGAAAGATGGGGCTGACCACACAAGAAGTAGGAGACTTAATCGCCTCCTTCATATAA
- a CDS encoding isoamylase early set domain-containing protein: MDKRKNLEHYLSCLPRFEPGEDLSDRVMERIYQRESLLVRYRRAKKFAVFALAGVFLLLIFLTNLPLLPEFQVTNLAGYRTVELIFYPSSKSPRTVAVAGDFTNWDALAMQKVRDDCWKITVRLKPGKYQYAFVIDGQEWVPDPASPRKVSDGFGGFNSVLVVNGG; this comes from the coding sequence ATGGATAAAAGGAAGAACCTGGAACATTATCTGAGTTGTCTTCCTCGTTTTGAGCCCGGCGAGGATTTGAGCGACCGGGTAATGGAGAGAATTTATCAGAGAGAATCGTTGCTGGTTAGGTATCGCAGAGCTAAAAAGTTTGCAGTTTTTGCTCTGGCGGGAGTTTTCCTTTTGCTGATTTTTTTGACTAATCTCCCCTTGCTTCCGGAGTTCCAGGTTACCAACCTTGCAGGATACAGGACAGTGGAATTGATATTTTATCCTTCTTCGAAAAGCCCACGCACGGTGGCTGTGGCCGGTGATTTTACTAACTGGGATGCTTTAGCCATGCAAAAAGTCAGAGACGATTGCTGGAAGATCACCGTTCGTTTGAAGCCTGGTAAATATCAGTATGCTTTCGTCATTGATGGTCAGGAGTGGGTTCCAGATCCTGCTTCTCCACGCAAGGTTTCTGACGGCTTTGGCGGCTTTAACTCGGTTCTGGTGGTAAATGGTGGGTAG
- a CDS encoding RNA polymerase sigma factor, whose protein sequence is MSLKKNDREIIQEVLQGNTELFRLLVQKYERAVFNYVFRMVRQREEAEDLTQETFVKAFCALRKYDSSYEFSTWIFRIALNVCRDFFRRRKFAFLSLSQPVGEEGEEELEQLVEQSAFSDPDGVVLDKEMVLEMEKAIARLPLKLREVIVLRHIENLSYEEIAKITGLPLGTVKTYLHRARKKLKEWLQEYFGPDVSET, encoded by the coding sequence ATGTCTTTAAAAAAAAACGACCGGGAAATAATTCAGGAAGTGCTGCAGGGCAATACAGAGCTTTTTCGTCTCCTGGTGCAGAAGTACGAGCGAGCAGTTTTCAACTATGTCTTTCGAATGGTACGCCAGCGCGAAGAGGCAGAGGACCTTACCCAGGAAACTTTTGTGAAAGCTTTTTGTGCCTTGCGCAAGTACGATTCTTCGTACGAGTTTTCTACCTGGATTTTCAGAATAGCCCTCAATGTGTGTAGAGATTTTTTTCGTCGTCGCAAGTTTGCCTTTCTTTCCCTTTCCCAACCTGTGGGAGAGGAGGGCGAAGAGGAACTGGAGCAGCTTGTTGAACAGAGCGCCTTTTCTGATCCCGACGGGGTGGTGCTTGATAAGGAAATGGTTTTGGAAATGGAAAAGGCGATTGCCCGCCTTCCTCTTAAATTGAGGGAGGTAATCGTCTTAAGACACATCGAGAATCTTTCTTATGAGGAAATCGCTAAAATCACTGGTTTGCCACTGGGAACGGTTAAAACTTATCTCCACCGGGCACGCAAGAAGTTAAAAGAGTGGTTGCAAGAATATTTTGGCCCGGATGTTTCTGAAACCTGA
- a CDS encoding tetratricopeptide repeat protein, producing MKDKSKIGVYGILIAGILWIVFLAGCLNGGFLQYGSLRGRVLSVAGAPLDGVLVEVANRSTITLADGSFLIDRVPTGKRYVFFSHPDYAGKVLEVDIVADTICDINPEGVVYLAEKTPQTQRDFLFEIYQLGFYERVVDEANSFLVLYPQDPLQGDVLFVRGASLYYLEEYEKSVADLNAVVNSYPDSEFADDAQYLLAKSYGEGYGDYYRAISEYRRLIEQYPQSDLVGAAYYEIGDCYYILGDYFNAYQSYQQAQEFGGELERKSIYAIGHCMYKLNNFLEAARYFDEYVNRYPNTDLSDDAQYFEGASLYRAERFSEALLAFEDCVEKYPQGTWYNGIAIAPAALFHKGLCLERLQRYTEAYQTYLYIIKNYPGAKWADGSSLIKSVRFRIDWLNQNVF from the coding sequence ATGAAGGATAAAAGCAAAATTGGTGTATATGGAATACTTATAGCTGGCATCCTCTGGATTGTGTTTCTAGCGGGGTGTCTCAATGGCGGTTTTTTGCAATATGGTTCTCTCAGAGGCCGGGTTTTGAGTGTAGCCGGAGCGCCTCTGGACGGTGTACTGGTGGAAGTTGCCAATCGATCTACTATCACCCTGGCAGACGGGAGTTTCTTAATTGATAGAGTGCCTACTGGAAAACGTTACGTATTTTTCTCACACCCTGACTATGCCGGGAAGGTTTTAGAAGTTGATATTGTTGCCGATACAATTTGCGATATTAATCCAGAAGGCGTGGTTTACCTTGCAGAGAAAACCCCGCAGACCCAGAGAGATTTTCTATTCGAAATTTATCAACTGGGTTTTTACGAGAGAGTTGTCGATGAGGCGAACAGTTTTCTTGTTCTTTATCCCCAGGATCCACTGCAGGGGGACGTGCTTTTTGTAAGAGGGGCTTCCCTGTATTACCTTGAAGAGTATGAGAAGTCGGTTGCTGACCTTAACGCTGTGGTCAATAGCTATCCAGATAGTGAGTTTGCAGATGATGCACAATATCTGCTTGCCAAAAGCTATGGCGAAGGCTACGGTGACTACTACCGGGCAATCAGCGAGTACCGTCGTCTTATTGAGCAATATCCCCAGAGTGACCTGGTGGGCGCTGCCTATTATGAAATCGGAGATTGTTACTACATTCTTGGCGACTATTTTAATGCCTACCAGTCCTATCAGCAGGCTCAAGAGTTTGGTGGGGAACTGGAAAGAAAATCCATCTATGCCATAGGCCACTGCATGTATAAGCTGAACAATTTCCTCGAGGCAGCCCGGTATTTTGATGAGTACGTCAATCGTTACCCTAATACTGACCTTTCTGATGATGCGCAGTATTTCGAAGGCGCTTCGCTTTATCGGGCAGAACGTTTTTCCGAGGCTCTACTTGCTTTTGAAGATTGTGTGGAAAAGTACCCTCAAGGTACCTGGTACAATGGTATTGCGATTGCTCCTGCTGCTCTTTTTCACAAAGGTCTCTGTCTTGAGCGCCTCCAGAGGTATACGGAAGCTTACCAGACTTATCTTTACATCATCAAAAATTATCCCGGAGCCAAATGGGCTGATGGTTCTTCGCTGATAAAGAGTGTTCGCTTTCGCATCGATTGGCTTAACCAGAACGTTTTTTAG
- a CDS encoding tetratricopeptide repeat protein, with protein sequence MKKLMACLFIAFVVLILSTAFAEEDAQNCFEEAQKALWSGNTEEALKLFEKCAEQGIRPHDAYFEMGLIYYREGEYLKAFRISKKAIRAFRMHLKAHPEDHQSWFRLAYIYELRSEAPSISEWEKAREALEEALKRSENNSLYLLHLGYVCYKIGDVEKAKEAFEGVVAIQPSNAYARYYLALLDLKAGNIEQAKAAFSWIVENLPESSPLYQGAKKELTRLEEKKDEG encoded by the coding sequence ATGAAAAAGCTTATGGCATGTCTTTTCATTGCTTTTGTGGTGCTAATTCTGAGCACCGCTTTTGCTGAAGAAGATGCTCAAAACTGTTTCGAAGAAGCCCAAAAGGCTCTCTGGAGTGGCAATACAGAGGAGGCATTGAAGCTTTTTGAAAAGTGTGCAGAGCAGGGGATAAGGCCTCATGATGCCTATTTTGAAATGGGGCTTATCTATTATCGAGAGGGAGAATATCTCAAGGCTTTTCGCATTTCCAAAAAGGCGATACGTGCTTTCAGGATGCACCTCAAGGCGCATCCTGAAGACCATCAAAGCTGGTTCCGTTTGGCTTATATATATGAACTGCGTAGCGAAGCGCCCTCGATTAGCGAGTGGGAAAAAGCCCGGGAAGCGCTTGAAGAGGCTTTGAAGCGCTCAGAGAACAACTCTCTTTACTTGCTGCATCTTGGCTATGTTTGTTATAAAATAGGAGACGTGGAGAAAGCGAAAGAGGCTTTTGAAGGGGTTGTCGCAATACAACCCTCCAATGCTTACGCCAGATACTATCTGGCACTTTTGGATCTTAAAGCCGGAAATATTGAACAGGCAAAAGCGGCCTTTTCGTGGATTGTTGAGAACTTACCCGAGAGTTCTCCTTTATATCAGGGAGCGAAGAAGGAACTTACCAGGCTGGAGGAAAAAAAAGATGAAGGATAA
- a CDS encoding LptF/LptG family permease encodes MFPKILDRYVMRESTVLMFTWVGAVTIIMLVQTLFELADFFVNEKVPFLIVLEILLLYLPAHMVMTFPISNLLAAELSLSRFCRDSELIAVEASGVSLKRFLFPYLFLALLVAFGSFLLNDLVVPETNHRAQSLVRYYVYKESPPQIEQNVFFRDEENRYFYVNEVDTRTWEMKKVIIYFLKNGNQYPEVIIAKTAFWLEDKWLIKDGVVHQFNEEGKLVREIEFSEMEIDMRQELKEFFEKQRTPEEMSSRQLKKQIEILKKAGARTEKMEVAYFLKFSIPFSAVVFVMAGMPLGIQRTRDTKGLGVIVTVILAFAYYMLLSIFRSLGRGGVMEPLLAAWMPDVIFGLMGIILFWSVDRR; translated from the coding sequence TATGTTATGCGCGAAAGCACTGTTTTGATGTTTACCTGGGTGGGCGCAGTCACCATTATAATGCTGGTGCAAACTCTTTTTGAACTGGCTGATTTTTTTGTGAATGAAAAAGTGCCCTTTCTGATTGTTCTCGAAATTCTTCTTCTGTATCTTCCTGCCCACATGGTCATGACTTTCCCGATTTCTAATCTTCTGGCTGCAGAACTCAGCTTGAGCCGTTTTTGCAGGGACAGCGAGCTCATCGCTGTTGAGGCCAGCGGGGTGAGCTTGAAACGCTTTCTGTTTCCTTACCTTTTTCTGGCACTTCTTGTGGCTTTTGGCTCTTTTCTTTTGAATGACCTGGTGGTTCCCGAAACCAACCATCGCGCCCAGAGCCTGGTGCGCTATTATGTTTATAAAGAAAGTCCTCCCCAAATAGAGCAAAACGTATTTTTCCGAGACGAAGAGAATCGTTACTTTTATGTGAATGAGGTAGATACTCGCACCTGGGAGATGAAAAAAGTGATTATTTACTTCCTGAAAAACGGCAACCAGTATCCTGAGGTGATCATTGCTAAGACCGCTTTCTGGCTGGAAGATAAATGGCTAATCAAAGATGGAGTGGTGCACCAGTTTAACGAGGAGGGAAAGCTGGTCAGGGAAATTGAATTTTCCGAAATGGAAATCGATATGCGACAGGAACTCAAGGAGTTTTTTGAAAAACAACGCACACCTGAAGAAATGTCCTCTCGCCAGCTAAAAAAACAGATTGAAATTCTCAAAAAAGCCGGCGCAAGAACCGAAAAAATGGAAGTTGCCTACTTTTTGAAATTTTCCATTCCCTTTTCGGCTGTGGTTTTCGTTATGGCGGGCATGCCACTTGGCATTCAGCGCACCAGAGACACTAAAGGCTTGGGAGTTATTGTGACAGTAATTCTGGCTTTTGCTTACTACATGTTGCTTTCTATCTTTCGCTCTTTAGGTCGTGGGGGGGTCATGGAGCCGTTGCTTGCTGCCTGGATGCCGGATGTAATCTTTGGCTTGATGGGCATAATTCTTTTCTGGAGTGTGGACCGACGATGA